The Nostoc sp. NIES-3756 DNA window CACTAGGCAACGGCTCTAAGCGTCTACCTAGAGTCCCTTCTATTACACTGGTTTGATTTCATCCTCAAAAAACCAAGTGGAAGTATTATCGTCAAACTTGACTACTACACCAACACCCCGACCGTCGGTAACTTTATAACCTTCAATAGTACCGATCGCGCCGAGTTTTTTAGCAACTGGGGCAGAAACGCGATCGCGCAAACGAAACACCTTAACCTTTTGTCCGATTTCCATGCCTACATAAAACGCAATAAACCAAGATTAAGTTTAGCTGAATCCGGTACTTATTTGTCAGTTGTCATTGGTCATTGGTCATTAGTCATTAGTCCATAGTCCATAGTTTTTCTCCTCTGCTCCCCTGCTCCTCTGCTTCCTTACTCCCTCTGAATGGGAAGATTTAACCAATCACTTAATTCCTGGGCTAACCATTCTAGTTCTGCTTCTGATTGAATGTTTGTGTTATGACCAAGCTGATATTTTTTTACTCCTGCCCAAATCTCTAATTGTGCGAGTATCGGAGTGTTACCTCTGTTTAAATCTTTACTTAAATGTGTTGGGGTATAAACTAACTTCGTAATACTTTCTGTTGATGAACGTTGGCGATGGCGTAATTTATGGCCAAATAATTCTCTAGTGCTGGTAATTTGTTCTCTATTCAAAGTTAGTCGGATACTTCCAAATAAACTGAAAAGAAAATTGTATGCCATAAAATAGCCAGCACCCCAGAAAGGAAGGGAAAATAAAGCGAAGGGAATATTGATGGGGAAAGGTGCTGAGAGTGCGCCTATTGTCCAAGATAAGATGAAAGAGTTCCAAGCGATCGCAAATAACCCAGTAGACACTATCGATGTACGGAAACCCACGGGAGGAATTATTATCTCTAGTGAATCCCCATCTTTAATTATTTGAATTTTGCTATCCTCTGGTTTAGTTACAGCTAACTTACCAACACCAAGTAATTGCGGCTGTTCCAAAGTTTTAAGTGCTTCCTGTGCTGAAATCAAGCGCCTTTCTAAACTGGGTTCCGTCAACAACTTTAACCAATTGGTCAAACCTGAACTCAGATTTACGCTTTGCTCAAACTGAATGCGGAAATCTTTTTGGGGTAAATCGGCTGGGTGAGTACCTGTGAGCAAGTAAATTAACGTCGCCCCTAAACTATACAGGTCGGATGCTGTTACTGTACGCCCACCAAACTGTTCTGGTGGCATATAGCCATAGGTTCCTACAACAGTCCTTGTCCCGCCTTCTGTACCCAAAGCTGTCTGTACTGAACCAAAGTCTACAAGATAGACTTGACCAAGACTATTTCCTGAACGCTCTCCTAACAAAATATTGCTAGGCTTAATATCACGGTGGATGACAGGTGGATATAACCCGTGTAGATATATAAGAATCTCTAAAATGGCGGAGGCTATTTGTTTAATATCAGATTCTGTGAAGATACGACCAGACTGTAGGTATTGCTCTAAAGTTTGGGCTGGGATATAACTCTGTACAAGGGCAAACCCCTTGATTGTGGGTGAATTTACCTCAAAATAGTCCAAATAGCGGGGAATATTGGGATGAGACAAAGACTTGAGAGTTTCAGCTTCACGTTCAAACAGCTTGAGATCATCCCATTCAAAATCACTACTAAAAGCCAGCAGCTTGACAATGACTAATTCA harbors:
- a CDS encoding serine/threonine protein kinase translates to MLGEIFNTRYEILQLLGKKAGRRTLLAKDVVTGELVIVKLLAFSSDFEWDDLKLFEREAETLKSLSHPNIPRYLDYFEVNSPTIKGFALVQSYIPAQTLEQYLQSGRIFTESDIKQIASAILEILIYLHGLYPPVIHRDIKPSNILLGERSGNSLGQVYLVDFGSVQTALGTEGGTRTVVGTYGYMPPEQFGGRTVTASDLYSLGATLIYLLTGTHPADLPQKDFRIQFEQSVNLSSGLTNWLKLLTEPSLERRLISAQEALKTLEQPQLLGVGKLAVTKPEDSKIQIIKDGDSLEIIIPPVGFRTSIVSTGLFAIAWNSFILSWTIGALSAPFPINIPFALFSLPFWGAGYFMAYNFLFSLFGSIRLTLNREQITSTRELFGHKLRHRQRSSTESITKLVYTPTHLSKDLNRGNTPILAQLEIWAGVKKYQLGHNTNIQSEAELEWLAQELSDWLNLPIQRE
- the petP gene encoding cytochrome b6f subunit PetP — encoded protein: MEIGQKVKVFRLRDRVSAPVAKKLGAIGTIEGYKVTDGRGVGVVVKFDDNTSTWFFEDEIKPV